The DNA region GGGCCGTCCCGTATGACGGAGGCCCTGGCCACCGCTTTTCTGTGCGCCGGGTGGCGTCGATGGCACCGGGAGGCACGGACGTCCTCCCGGTTCACGGCCGCCCCGGCCACCCGTACGCCCTCACCCTCCGCCTCACGCGATACGGTGCCCCAATTACCGGGTATGGGCTGATCAGCTCCGCTCGCAGGAGCTGAGCCCCCGCTGCCGGCCCCTGGGAAGTGATCGGCGTGACCGAGACCGAAGGCGACTGTGCCGAATGGACCTTTCCGGCCCGGCCGGGGTCCGTGCGCGGCGCCAGGCACGCGGTCCGTGACGCACTGCACGGCTGGGGCCTGGACGCGATGGTGGGGGATCTCGTCGTCCTGCTCGTCAGTGAGTTGGTGACCAATTCTCTGCGGTACACATCCGGCCCGATCGGTGTCCGGGTGGTCCGGCCGTGTCCGGACGGTGACGGCCCGGGCGCGGCCGCCGTCGGAGAGGGGCTGCTGGTGGAAGTCTCCGATCCGCTTCCGGATCCACCCACCGCACGCACGGCCGGACCTGACGACGAAGGCGGCCGCGGACTCCAGTTGGTGGCCTGTTCCGCACGTCGCTGGGGGACCCGCCGCGGAAAAAGCGGCAAGACCGTGTGGTTCGAGCTCGCTCTGTCTGGTTAGGAGTGGGAGGGGATGTATCAGCGATCATCGAGCCGGTAGGTCTGGCCGAAAAGGACTGAGACCGTGCTGTGATCGTGAACGCCGTGCCGCTCGGGGCCGTAGTGCTGAATACTGCGGGCAGGACCGGTCCGGTGTGTGAGCTGGAGGGGACGGTCGCGTGAGCGAGATACGTGGGACAGCGGGCGACGTCATATGGCAGAGCAGCCCGCCTGGCTCGATGTACGACTACATCAGGGTCGCCTCCTTCTCGATCGGGGCCGACGGGCTGATCGAGCAGTGGAGCCGACGGGCCGCCGGCCTGTTCGGCATGGAACCCGGCGAGGTGCTGGGCAGAGACCCGGTCGAGGCGTTCATGCCCGCCGAAGTGCGTTCCGACGCCCGCCGGAGGGTCCGCGAGATCCTCGACGGCAAGGAGTGGACGGGCCTCGTCCCGTTCCGGATGCCCGGCGAGAACGGCGTCCGTGGCCTCGCGGAGATCTATGTCATGCCGAGCGAGACGAGCGCCGGCGAACGCGCGGCACTCTGCATCGTCGTGGATGTCCGGGCTTTGCGGCGGATCGAGACCGATCTGGCGGCATCACAAGCGATATTCGGACAATCTCCGTTCGCGTTCGTGCTCTTCGGCACGGACTTCACCGTCGTACGCGCCAACCAACGCTTCGCCACCGTCTTCGGCGGCGAGGCCGACGACCACCGGGGCCGCACGGTCGACGACTACCTGACCCGCTCCGAGGCCGACCGGCTGTCGACCACCCTCAGGCGTGTCCTGGACACGGGCGACGCCGTCACCGACCTCCAACTCACGGGCACCACACCCGGCTCCGCCGGCCGGCGCCACTGGTCCATGAACCTCTACCGGGTACACAGCGGTTCCGGCCGCCCCGTGGGCATCGCCGGACTCGCCACCGACGTCACCCAACGGCATGTCGCCGCCCGCGAGGCGGCCAGTGCCCGGCGCAACCTCGCCCTGCTCAACGAGGCCAGCGCCCGCATCGGCAACTCCCTCGACCTGGAGACCACCGCACGCGAACTGCTCGACGTCGCCGTGCCCGGCTTCTGCGACCTGGCCTCCGTCGACCTGTACGAGGGGCTGCTCACCGGTGACGAGGCCTCGCCCGGCAGCTGGGGCCGGCGCCACCAGGAGTCCGGCAGCGGATCGGCGGAGCTGCGCCGCGTGGCCCACGCCAGTGCCGT from Streptomyces sp. NBC_01754 includes:
- a CDS encoding ATP-binding protein: MIGVTETEGDCAEWTFPARPGSVRGARHAVRDALHGWGLDAMVGDLVVLLVSELVTNSLRYTSGPIGVRVVRPCPDGDGPGAAAVGEGLLVEVSDPLPDPPTARTAGPDDEGGRGLQLVACSARRWGTRRGKSGKTVWFELALSG